The following proteins come from a genomic window of Phnomibacter ginsenosidimutans:
- a CDS encoding alpha/beta hydrolase, giving the protein MKGIFKYVLLAYLVLGGLYYFYQQSLYFHPKKLDAQHRFAFAAAQPHSTVQIPFDSATVVDVVKFLPADAQPKGVVLFFHGNRYNVEHYARYAPYFTSLGYECWMPDYPGFGRSTGETNVPMLKELSIQMHKMALGKYAADSIVLYGKSLGSGIAAYLATKRDCKLLMLETPYASLSALTQEFLFMYPVPMLLQDDLNTDVYLENITAPIMLWHGTHDELIPMTEAATLFPKLKPNDIFFMIPGANHNDIAASPLYKHSIDSALRIR; this is encoded by the coding sequence GTGAAAGGCATTTTTAAATATGTATTGCTGGCCTACCTGGTATTGGGTGGCTTGTATTATTTCTACCAACAGTCGTTGTATTTCCATCCTAAAAAACTGGATGCACAACACCGCTTTGCATTTGCGGCAGCGCAGCCACACAGCACGGTACAAATCCCCTTCGATTCGGCTACGGTGGTTGATGTGGTGAAATTTTTACCCGCCGATGCGCAGCCAAAAGGCGTGGTCTTGTTTTTTCATGGCAACCGGTACAATGTAGAACACTACGCCCGATATGCGCCGTACTTCACCAGTTTGGGGTACGAATGCTGGATGCCAGATTATCCGGGTTTTGGCCGCTCCACCGGCGAAACGAATGTGCCCATGCTGAAAGAACTGAGTATACAAATGCACAAAATGGCCTTGGGAAAATATGCTGCAGATTCTATTGTGCTCTACGGCAAATCGTTGGGCAGTGGCATTGCAGCTTACTTGGCTACCAAACGGGATTGCAAACTGCTGATGCTCGAAACGCCGTATGCATCGTTGTCTGCATTGACGCAGGAATTTTTATTCATGTATCCTGTGCCCATGCTGTTGCAAGACGATTTGAATACCGATGTCTATCTCGAAAACATAACCGCACCCATTATGCTTTGGCATGGCACGCATGATGAACTCATTCCCATGACGGAAGCTGCTACACTTTTTCCAAAGCTCAAACCCAACGATATTTTTTTCATGATACCCGGCGCCAACCACAATGATATTGCAGCTTCACCGTTGTATAAGCACAGCATTGATAGTGCGTTGCGTATTCGTTAA
- a CDS encoding GLPGLI family protein, producing the protein MLTTTAIKHSLLTVMLSCMLLPALAQTRFLSTGKIEFEKKTNMHKWIEDNAWTRELKDRLPPFRVQYYDLMFDSAQTYYKMGREVADDKWKNFWGSSTGEEDVVMHNLLAMQSTAYKQVFEKKFLVQDSALNIEWRITDETRTIAGFDCRKAVGKFFDSLYVVAFYTDQIAVPGGPELYNGLPGMILGLAFPRYYITWFATKVELVEPKMNELKIPSGKTTKVNRKELMDQVRKVFEWGTEEERQRGFWNTVL; encoded by the coding sequence ATGCTTACTACAACTGCTATAAAACACAGCTTGCTCACTGTAATGCTCAGCTGCATGCTGCTGCCGGCATTGGCACAAACCCGTTTTTTGTCGACCGGCAAAATTGAGTTTGAGAAAAAAACAAACATGCACAAGTGGATTGAAGACAATGCATGGACCCGTGAACTGAAGGACCGACTTCCACCATTTCGGGTACAGTATTACGACCTGATGTTTGACAGTGCACAGACCTATTATAAAATGGGCCGGGAAGTAGCCGATGACAAGTGGAAAAACTTTTGGGGATCGAGTACCGGGGAGGAAGATGTGGTAATGCACAACCTGCTGGCCATGCAATCAACCGCCTACAAGCAAGTATTTGAAAAAAAGTTTTTGGTGCAGGATAGTGCCTTGAATATCGAATGGCGCATCACCGACGAAACCCGCACCATCGCTGGTTTTGATTGCCGAAAAGCTGTAGGTAAGTTTTTCGATTCCTTGTATGTAGTTGCATTTTATACTGACCAGATAGCAGTGCCGGGTGGCCCGGAATTGTACAATGGTTTGCCCGGTATGATTTTAGGTTTGGCTTTTCCTCGTTACTACATTACCTGGTTTGCTACGAAAGTAGAATTAGTAGAGCCGAAGATGAACGAGCTGAAAATTCCTTCCGGAAAAACCACCAAGGTTAACCGGAAAGAACTGATGGATCAGGTGCGGAAAGTATTCGAATGGGGCACAGAAGAAGAAAGACAGCGAGGGTTTTGGAATACGGTTTTGTAA
- a CDS encoding outer membrane beta-barrel protein — MIKAKLLLALLFFAFSAVAQNIELTGTVSDTSENKQLSKATIALLRAKDSVLLKFVRSTPDGKFRLPVPAQGKYILLISYPGYADYADFVDLQSSQDLGLVNMITKAVLLQTVVVRGSAVRMKGDTLAFVADSFKTREGATVEDLLKRLPGLSVNQKGEITAQGQKVQKVLVDGDEFFGDDPTLATRNLQALAVKEVQVFDKKSDQATFTGVDDGQTQKTINLKLKDEFKKGYFGKVKLAGGLPNRWENQAMLNAFKDKRKLSVYGIMANTNNNSLGWSEESQFGGNMSTQTQVGDDGSVMMWSSGDEFGGTGGYYGEGLPSSWTLGTSYANKWNENRSNVTGAYRYQKIKTVANSYNTTQNILPDTQFFNNQRAQNEASRWRHKGLIRSELFIDSMQSITFDLNGSYGESSNYSRTFSEALTGKQLPVNKSDRTTQGAGTQAQFNGTALYKLKFKKKGRTFSANLGNQYSDNNSDGLLLTYNEFYNASGLYSKDTIDQKKLNTTRSNAVNARLAYSEPIGKKGILEINYGINQSVSNQQRLSYNKLAGKYDDLDSVFSNDFKFKTITNRTGAGYRYSGKLFQFGFGGDVAFTDWRQDDRFRDTTRHYNFTNFFPRAEASYKLGQYSRVRLSYNGSTQAPSANQLQPVADNNDPLNIQIGNPNLLQSFNHRFSLNYNFWKVLSNTGMWMGAWFNPTSNAFSTKDVVDAFGKRTSQTVNVNGNYSFGAYMGYNFKIKKPDIQVDLSFDPSINRFTNFVNGIENRTNSTALEFGYNLRKSKDDKYDLSFNQRFTYNSSKSSIRPDINTTYWTGVVGMSANIDLPAKIVFNTDFDYNWRQRTSVFDQNNNAFIWNASIEKKIFKKKDVKMGFSVRDLLNQNIGFRRNISSNFVSERTYDVIRRYWMVTFSWSFNKGPQKAEEDNW, encoded by the coding sequence ATGATAAAAGCCAAACTGCTGCTGGCATTGTTATTCTTTGCCTTTTCTGCTGTAGCCCAAAATATTGAACTAACCGGTACGGTTAGCGATACTTCCGAAAACAAACAGCTCTCAAAAGCCACCATTGCCTTGCTCAGGGCAAAAGATTCTGTGCTGCTGAAATTTGTACGCTCCACGCCCGACGGCAAATTTCGTTTGCCCGTGCCGGCACAGGGCAAGTACATTTTGCTCATCAGTTATCCTGGCTATGCCGACTATGCCGATTTTGTAGACCTGCAATCATCGCAGGATTTGGGTCTTGTAAACATGATAACGAAGGCTGTATTGCTGCAAACCGTTGTGGTACGTGGCAGTGCCGTTCGCATGAAAGGCGATACCCTAGCTTTTGTGGCCGATAGCTTTAAAACAAGGGAAGGAGCCACGGTGGAAGATTTGCTGAAACGCTTGCCCGGCCTGAGTGTCAACCAGAAAGGTGAGATAACGGCACAAGGTCAAAAAGTGCAGAAGGTATTGGTGGATGGAGATGAGTTTTTTGGTGATGACCCAACACTGGCCACCCGCAATTTGCAGGCGTTGGCAGTAAAAGAAGTGCAGGTGTTTGACAAAAAAAGTGATCAGGCAACATTCACTGGCGTGGATGATGGGCAAACGCAAAAGACCATCAACCTGAAACTGAAAGACGAATTCAAGAAAGGCTATTTTGGAAAAGTAAAACTGGCGGGTGGTTTGCCCAACCGATGGGAAAACCAGGCCATGCTCAATGCTTTTAAAGACAAACGAAAGTTGAGTGTGTATGGCATTATGGCCAACACTAACAACAACTCGTTGGGCTGGAGCGAAGAGAGCCAGTTTGGTGGCAATATGAGTACACAAACGCAAGTAGGTGATGATGGCAGTGTAATGATGTGGAGCAGTGGCGATGAATTTGGCGGCACGGGCGGTTACTATGGCGAAGGCTTGCCCAGCAGCTGGACGCTTGGTACTAGCTATGCCAACAAGTGGAATGAAAACCGAAGCAATGTAACCGGCGCATACAGGTATCAAAAAATTAAAACAGTTGCCAACTCCTACAATACCACACAAAACATTTTGCCCGACACGCAATTCTTCAATAACCAGCGGGCACAAAACGAAGCCAGTCGTTGGCGGCATAAAGGCCTCATCCGTTCGGAGTTGTTTATCGATAGCATGCAATCCATCACGTTCGACTTGAATGGCAGCTATGGCGAAAGCAGCAACTACAGCCGCACATTTAGCGAAGCACTCACGGGCAAGCAGTTGCCGGTGAATAAAAGTGATCGTACTACACAAGGTGCTGGTACGCAGGCACAGTTCAACGGAACAGCATTGTACAAGCTCAAGTTTAAAAAGAAGGGCAGAACCTTCTCTGCCAATTTGGGCAATCAGTACAGCGACAATAACTCCGATGGATTGCTGCTAACCTACAACGAGTTTTACAATGCATCGGGCTTGTATAGCAAAGACACTATTGATCAGAAAAAACTCAATACCACCCGTTCTAATGCGGTGAATGCAAGATTGGCTTACTCAGAGCCCATTGGTAAAAAAGGTATTCTTGAAATCAATTATGGCATTAACCAAAGTGTGAGCAATCAGCAGCGGTTGAGCTATAATAAACTGGCTGGTAAATACGATGATTTGGATAGTGTGTTTTCTAACGACTTTAAATTTAAGACGATTACAAACCGTACTGGTGCCGGCTATCGTTACAGCGGCAAGCTCTTTCAGTTTGGTTTCGGTGGCGATGTCGCTTTTACCGATTGGCGTCAGGATGATCGGTTCAGAGATACTACCCGTCATTACAACTTCACCAACTTCTTTCCCCGTGCTGAAGCATCTTACAAGTTGGGTCAGTACAGCCGTGTTCGCTTGTCGTACAATGGTAGCACACAGGCACCATCGGCCAACCAGTTGCAACCTGTAGCTGACAACAATGATCCGCTCAACATTCAAATTGGTAACCCCAACTTACTGCAGTCATTCAATCATCGCTTTTCTCTCAACTACAACTTCTGGAAAGTACTGTCCAATACGGGCATGTGGATGGGAGCGTGGTTCAATCCTACCAGCAATGCCTTTAGTACAAAAGATGTAGTGGATGCATTTGGCAAACGCACTTCGCAAACGGTGAATGTGAACGGCAACTACAGTTTTGGTGCTTACATGGGTTATAACTTCAAAATTAAAAAGCCCGATATTCAAGTTGATTTGAGCTTCGACCCGAGCATCAACCGCTTTACCAATTTTGTAAACGGCATCGAAAACCGCACCAACTCTACAGCTTTAGAATTTGGGTATAACCTGCGTAAATCTAAAGACGATAAATACGACCTGAGTTTCAATCAGCGCTTCACCTACAACAGTAGCAAAAGCTCTATTCGTCCTGATATCAATACCACCTACTGGACCGGTGTTGTAGGTATGTCGGCCAATATTGATTTGCCTGCGAAAATTGTATTCAATACCGACTTTGATTACAACTGGCGTCAGCGTACATCGGTGTTCGATCAAAACAACAATGCCTTTATCTGGAATGCTTCTATTGAGAAAAAGATTTTCAAGAAGAAGGATGTAAAGATGGGCTTTAGCGTAAGAGACCTGCTGAATCAAAACATCGGTTTCAGAAGAAACATCAGCTCCAACTTTGTGTCAGAAAGAACCTACGATGTCATTCGTCGCTACTGGATGGTTACGTTTAGCTGGTCGTTTAACAAAGGCCCGCAAAAAGCGGAAGAAGACAACTGGTAA
- the argS gene encoding arginine--tRNA ligase — translation MQIAQYIKELAAKALAALYDIQADASQVTLNETKPEFEGDYTIVLFQYVKQARKSPEAMGQEVGAWMLANSEGNLTAFNVIKGFLNLSVAEAYWIQFLENHYQSDYGRHASNGKKVMVEYSSPNTNKPLHLGHLRNNFLGWSIAELYQWNGYDVRKTCIVNDRGVHICKSMLAWQKFGNGATPESTGMKGDHLVGDFYVQFENALRKEAAPLQEQLLAGETIATLDEATAAKATLLHQKLQDANLPAEKKAEITDELKDIARNATTLMQEVRQMLLKWEQGDAATVNIWRMMNGWVYAGFDTTYKRIGSDFQTIYYESETYLLGKQYVDEGLEKGVFYKKEDGSVWIDLTAEGLDEKLVLRKDGTSVYITQDIGLAKRKYEDYPMEQSIYVIGDEQNYHMHVLQLICKKLGMPFADGIHHLSYGMVDLPTGRMKSREGTVVDADDLCDEMEKVAAAKTEELGKVEGFTQAELQQLYHTLGLGALKFFLLRVDPKKRMVFNPEESIDFHGFTGPFVQYTFARIQSILRKTNWVQPTAATKFSASSLQPLEKQLIVLLEQFPQTLKAACDEMNPSLVANYAFNLASLYNSFYAKHSIVNAESDEARQLRLHICALTAHVIQNSMQVLGIAVPARM, via the coding sequence ATGCAAATTGCTCAATACATTAAAGAACTGGCCGCCAAAGCGCTGGCCGCACTGTACGATATTCAGGCCGATGCTTCGCAGGTAACCCTCAACGAAACCAAGCCTGAGTTTGAAGGCGATTACACCATTGTGTTGTTTCAATATGTAAAGCAGGCTCGCAAATCGCCCGAAGCCATGGGTCAGGAAGTGGGTGCATGGATGCTGGCCAACAGCGAAGGCAACCTTACTGCTTTCAACGTCATCAAAGGTTTTCTGAACCTGAGCGTTGCCGAGGCTTATTGGATTCAATTTTTGGAAAATCATTATCAGTCAGACTACGGCCGCCATGCCAGCAATGGAAAAAAAGTGATGGTGGAATACTCTTCGCCCAATACCAACAAGCCGCTGCACCTGGGTCATTTGCGCAACAACTTTTTAGGCTGGAGTATTGCGGAGCTCTACCAATGGAATGGCTACGATGTTCGCAAAACCTGTATTGTAAATGATCGTGGCGTTCACATTTGCAAAAGCATGCTGGCCTGGCAAAAGTTTGGCAATGGCGCCACCCCCGAAAGCACGGGCATGAAAGGCGACCATTTGGTGGGCGATTTTTATGTACAGTTTGAAAATGCCTTGCGCAAAGAAGCCGCACCACTGCAAGAGCAGCTGCTGGCAGGCGAAACAATTGCTACACTGGATGAAGCTACTGCTGCCAAGGCAACGCTGCTCCATCAAAAATTACAGGATGCCAATTTACCTGCCGAAAAGAAGGCCGAGATAACTGACGAACTGAAAGACATTGCCCGTAACGCAACCACATTGATGCAAGAGGTTCGGCAAATGCTGCTGAAATGGGAGCAGGGCGATGCAGCAACTGTAAACATCTGGCGCATGATGAATGGCTGGGTATATGCTGGTTTTGATACGACTTACAAACGCATCGGTAGCGATTTTCAAACCATTTACTACGAAAGCGAAACCTACCTACTGGGCAAGCAGTATGTAGATGAAGGTTTGGAGAAAGGCGTGTTTTACAAAAAGGAAGACGGCAGTGTTTGGATTGACCTGACGGCTGAAGGTCTTGATGAAAAACTGGTATTGCGGAAAGATGGCACCAGCGTGTACATTACGCAAGACATTGGCCTTGCCAAACGCAAGTACGAAGACTACCCGATGGAGCAAAGCATTTATGTGATTGGCGATGAGCAAAACTATCACATGCATGTATTGCAGCTGATTTGTAAAAAGCTGGGCATGCCTTTTGCCGATGGCATACATCACCTGAGCTACGGCATGGTTGATTTGCCCACCGGCCGCATGAAAAGCCGCGAAGGCACTGTGGTAGACGCCGATGACCTCTGCGATGAAATGGAAAAAGTAGCCGCCGCCAAAACCGAAGAACTCGGCAAAGTGGAAGGTTTTACGCAAGCAGAATTACAGCAATTGTATCATACCCTTGGCTTGGGCGCATTGAAGTTTTTCCTGCTGCGGGTAGATCCTAAAAAACGCATGGTATTTAACCCTGAAGAGTCTATCGACTTTCATGGTTTCACCGGTCCGTTTGTGCAATATACATTTGCCCGTATCCAAAGTATTTTACGCAAAACCAATTGGGTACAGCCCACTGCCGCTACCAAATTTTCAGCCAGCAGTTTGCAGCCCTTGGAAAAGCAATTGATTGTACTACTGGAGCAATTTCCGCAAACGCTCAAAGCTGCCTGCGATGAAATGAATCCTTCGCTGGTGGCCAACTATGCTTTCAATCTGGCCAGTTTGTACAATTCATTTTACGCAAAGCATTCTATTGTAAATGCTGAGTCGGATGAAGCCCGTCAGTTGCGGTTGCATATTTGTGCACTCACAGCTCATGTCATTCAAAACAGCATGCAGGTATTGGGTATTGCTGTGCCGGCCCGCATGTAA
- a CDS encoding DUF4403 family protein yields MFRRIMMMALLATFSIAFVQAQDVVAPPPPDTTTKNAVLINTLPQSEIDIPIRMDLRPIFQFANQFIDTLYTSPNYPNDWVMDGCSVRYQYRFVRGPMQFKAVNNVLYVSFSGYYGVRGSTRVCTSIGNSPWTPACSCGFGSEKPRRIDAGFVIQLKVLPDFRLGMVVNRINPTAVDKCEVCFFGKDITQTVADQLKAELDLSIKGFAKQMEQFSLKPYMKIAWDSLQAPYGLPGFGYLSVQPSAIRISQIQLVRDSMFVSVGLSARPELKAAPDMAKKPLPNLSDFKQRSGFRLFIAQNLHYDSLSTLMNANLSGKEFTAGKGLFKKTVRIDSVRMQGGGRKMFLKVYVSKAAKGVFFLEGIPKWDMLKQELYMDSLDYHIESKQWLVKSASYLLDGTITHKLKEYSRFNFTEKMTEMTTAIAEQMNRDVYPGIQSKGYVNRFVLEKIEAAANGLFIQGAAEGKLWLDIEAQQLLRQFLK; encoded by the coding sequence ATGTTTCGCAGGATAATGATGATGGCCCTTTTGGCCACTTTTTCTATAGCATTTGTACAGGCACAAGATGTGGTAGCACCGCCGCCACCCGATACTACTACCAAAAATGCAGTGCTCATCAATACGCTGCCGCAAAGCGAAATCGACATTCCCATTCGCATGGATTTGCGGCCTATTTTTCAGTTTGCCAATCAGTTTATTGATACACTATATACCTCGCCCAACTATCCCAACGATTGGGTAATGGATGGCTGCAGTGTGCGGTACCAGTACCGGTTTGTGCGTGGCCCTATGCAGTTCAAAGCCGTCAACAATGTATTGTACGTTAGCTTCAGTGGCTATTATGGTGTAAGAGGTAGTACAAGGGTGTGCACCAGTATTGGCAACTCACCATGGACGCCGGCTTGCAGCTGTGGCTTTGGCAGTGAAAAGCCTCGCCGCATTGATGCCGGGTTTGTGATTCAGCTGAAAGTATTGCCCGACTTCCGTTTGGGCATGGTAGTCAATCGCATCAATCCAACGGCCGTTGATAAATGCGAAGTTTGCTTTTTTGGTAAAGACATTACGCAAACCGTAGCCGATCAGCTAAAGGCAGAACTCGATTTGTCCATCAAAGGTTTTGCCAAACAAATGGAGCAGTTCAGCCTGAAGCCTTATATGAAAATTGCCTGGGATAGTTTGCAGGCACCGTATGGTTTGCCAGGCTTTGGCTACCTAAGTGTACAGCCTTCTGCCATCCGCATCAGCCAAATTCAGTTGGTGCGAGATTCAATGTTTGTAAGTGTGGGCCTGAGTGCAAGGCCTGAGTTGAAAGCCGCACCAGATATGGCTAAGAAGCCATTGCCTAATCTTTCAGATTTTAAACAGCGTAGTGGATTCCGGTTGTTCATTGCGCAAAACTTACATTACGATTCGCTGAGCACATTGATGAATGCCAATCTTTCCGGAAAAGAATTTACCGCAGGCAAGGGCTTGTTTAAAAAAACGGTGCGAATTGATTCTGTTCGGATGCAGGGCGGTGGGCGAAAAATGTTTTTGAAAGTGTATGTTTCCAAAGCAGCCAAAGGCGTTTTCTTTTTGGAAGGCATACCCAAGTGGGACATGTTGAAGCAGGAGCTGTACATGGACTCACTCGATTACCATATTGAATCGAAACAATGGTTGGTAAAATCAGCCAGCTATTTGCTGGATGGTACCATCACCCATAAACTGAAAGAATATTCCCGCTTCAACTTTACAGAAAAGATGACGGAGATGACCACGGCCATTGCGGAGCAAATGAACCGCGATGTTTACCCGGGCATTCAGAGCAAAGGTTACGTGAACCGATTTGTGCTGGAAAAAATTGAAGCCGCTGCTAATGGTCTTTTTATACAAGGGGCGGCAGAAGGCAAACTGTGGCTAGATATTGAAGCGCAGCAATTGCTCAGGCAGTTTCTGAAGTAG
- a CDS encoding GtrA family protein encodes MAPLMLARFIILILDWFYPLFKRFMPRQTFYYAACGGGNTLLGLLIFFVCENYVFDKQPVDLLLVVLKSHKAAMVASFLFSFPTGFYLAKTVVFSGSTMRGRHQLFRYFVTNMVSLLLNYINLTVMVDWLAFYPTLAQIINTVIVVIFSYLLQKHFAFRKSKQPATSETA; translated from the coding sequence TTGGCCCCGCTTATGCTGGCAAGGTTCATCATTCTGATACTCGACTGGTTTTATCCGCTGTTTAAACGCTTCATGCCGCGGCAAACCTTTTATTATGCGGCCTGTGGTGGTGGCAATACACTGCTGGGGTTGCTTATCTTTTTTGTTTGCGAAAACTATGTGTTTGACAAACAACCCGTAGACCTGTTGCTGGTAGTGCTCAAGTCGCACAAAGCAGCCATGGTAGCCTCGTTTTTATTTTCTTTTCCTACAGGTTTTTACCTCGCCAAAACGGTGGTGTTCAGCGGCAGTACCATGCGGGGCAGGCACCAGCTCTTTCGCTATTTTGTTACCAATATGGTGAGCCTGCTGCTCAACTACATCAACCTGACGGTGATGGTAGATTGGCTGGCATTTTATCCAACGCTGGCTCAGATTATCAATACCGTGATTGTGGTTATTTTCAGCTACCTGCTACAAAAGCATTTTGCGTTTCGCAAAAGCAAACAGCCCGCTACTTCAGAAACTGCCTGA
- a CDS encoding alpha-amylase family glycosyl hydrolase translates to MKKITSLLCVLLLLSWQAFAQKAQLYPTHWWTGMKWNQVQLLVHQEGINKTAATVQLQYPGVTIKKVTRTESPNYLVVDISIAATAKPGVLNFKVNSAGKTQTIPFTLKARTGKAGKDFAHGVTSQDLVYLIMPDRFANGDASNDRIPGYKDTICDRSNPSAHHGGDIQGVINNIGYLKDMGVTSIWMCPVTENDMPWKQEPAGAISGYHGYWITNHYAIDKRYGGADAYKKLVRTAHAQGMKIIQDAVYNHVGDEHFLFKDKPFADMFNNWPAYTGSNHREEALFGAYTSQADKKVMLEGWFTPHLPDINLRNPYMANFMIQNAIWSTEEFMLDGWRVDTYKYCDEQFMNNVNAALLKEFPTLSIFGEAWANSVPGSAYFTKNNMQVPFKHNLPGTTDFPMQSAMLSAINQPFGWTEGLNKLMMTLSQDVLYQDPKLNCIFLDNHDVDRFMTMIGGDEKKYYMGIGLLLTQRGIPQLYFGTEIQMKNDDVQGDGKKRNDFPGGFAGDAQNKFVASGRNAAENAAYEYVKKLANFRKQSKALTVGTTTDFLPQDGVYVYFRKHGNETVMCIINQNQQDKTIALNRFAEVTNNYQQATNVITGSNAVLQGEWRIPAQTMWVMQLK, encoded by the coding sequence GTGAAAAAGATAACGAGTCTGCTGTGTGTGTTGCTGTTGCTCTCATGGCAAGCCTTTGCACAAAAAGCACAGCTATACCCTACACACTGGTGGACGGGCATGAAATGGAATCAGGTGCAACTGTTGGTGCATCAGGAAGGCATTAACAAAACAGCAGCTACGGTACAGCTTCAATACCCGGGCGTTACCATAAAAAAAGTAACCCGTACCGAAAGCCCCAACTATCTGGTGGTTGACATCAGCATAGCGGCTACTGCCAAGCCCGGTGTGCTGAATTTTAAAGTAAACAGTGCAGGCAAAACACAAACGATCCCCTTTACCCTGAAAGCCAGAACCGGCAAAGCAGGAAAAGATTTTGCCCATGGCGTCACCTCACAAGATTTGGTGTACCTCATTATGCCCGATCGTTTTGCCAATGGCGATGCCAGCAACGACCGCATCCCCGGATACAAGGATACCATTTGCGACCGCAGCAATCCATCGGCGCATCATGGTGGCGATATTCAGGGTGTCATCAACAATATTGGTTATCTGAAAGACATGGGCGTTACATCCATTTGGATGTGCCCTGTAACAGAAAACGACATGCCCTGGAAGCAGGAGCCCGCCGGTGCCATTAGTGGTTATCATGGCTATTGGATTACCAACCACTATGCCATCGACAAACGCTACGGCGGTGCAGATGCCTATAAAAAACTGGTGCGTACTGCTCATGCACAAGGCATGAAAATTATTCAGGATGCCGTGTACAATCATGTGGGTGACGAACACTTCCTGTTTAAGGACAAGCCGTTTGCCGACATGTTCAACAACTGGCCTGCATACACGGGCAGCAACCACCGTGAAGAAGCCTTGTTTGGTGCTTATACCAGCCAAGCCGATAAAAAAGTAATGCTGGAAGGTTGGTTTACACCACACTTACCCGACATCAATTTGCGGAATCCTTACATGGCCAATTTCATGATTCAAAATGCCATTTGGAGCACCGAAGAATTTATGCTCGATGGCTGGCGGGTAGATACCTACAAGTACTGCGATGAGCAATTCATGAACAATGTGAATGCAGCGCTGCTGAAAGAATTTCCGACCCTCAGCATTTTTGGCGAAGCTTGGGCCAACTCTGTTCCGGGCAGTGCCTACTTTACCAAAAACAACATGCAGGTGCCTTTTAAACACAACCTGCCTGGCACCACCGATTTCCCCATGCAAAGCGCCATGCTGAGTGCCATCAACCAACCATTTGGCTGGACAGAAGGACTGAACAAATTAATGATGACGCTGAGTCAGGATGTGTTGTATCAGGATCCCAAACTGAATTGCATTTTTCTCGACAACCACGACGTAGACCGTTTTATGACCATGATTGGTGGCGATGAAAAAAAGTATTACATGGGCATTGGCCTGCTGCTTACACAGCGTGGTATTCCGCAGCTGTATTTCGGTACTGAAATACAAATGAAGAACGATGATGTGCAGGGCGATGGCAAAAAACGCAACGATTTTCCTGGTGGCTTTGCAGGTGATGCGCAGAATAAATTTGTAGCGAGTGGAAGAAACGCTGCTGAAAATGCCGCTTACGAGTATGTAAAAAAACTGGCCAATTTCCGCAAGCAATCAAAGGCATTGACTGTGGGAACCACTACCGACTTCTTACCACAGGATGGCGTGTATGTGTACTTCCGCAAGCATGGCAATGAAACGGTGATGTGTATCATCAACCAAAATCAACAAGACAAAACGATTGCGCTAAACCGCTTCGCTGAAGTCACAAACAATTATCAGCAAGCCACGAACGTGATAACCGGCAGCAACGCCGTATTGCAAGGCGAATGGCGCATTCCTGCACAAACAATGTGGGTGATGCAACTCAAATAA